The following are encoded in a window of Esox lucius isolate fEsoLuc1 chromosome 14, fEsoLuc1.pri, whole genome shotgun sequence genomic DNA:
- the LOC114840861 gene encoding uncharacterized protein LOC114840861: MTGYLSSMGVHAGECRVGKILREIHQPYHEFRRQGARNLNPIPYHAEYMGHKIHMDQNEKLVMFGVTHVVAVDGYSGKIVANATMPVKNNLVIYEEVYRSAVVNHGMWDQLRVDHGREFYMCLYMQEMLSRHIHNPSRPPYLQTTSTRNLRVERIWPEVNNRVNYPLKQALVHLLDQEVLNMEDNMTKFCISNLTCQLSQIGLGRVVQSWNAHRIPGRGIPNELAAGGCPAKISEELLPNASVVANMYEQEFGSSLTWVSVFGTDPFSSEEDRCHAEQDFAENYPDISLLFNHVVNNDYTPFQDALCLFSTSTEVSLPPDLPACLWILLPVYSCLYCRLRGLITRLLNLSNTSPSPMDPTELQARLSQQEERIEEMCQLYDNLCPRLLHPVTHHPSQFTCDKNKVDFVISLLMDKALDWATALWSANSPELGSEA; encoded by the exons ATGACTGGATATCTGTCTTCAATGGGAGTGCATGCAGGAGAATGTCGAGTTGGGAAAATCCTCAGAGAGATTCATCAGCCATACCACGAATTCCGACGTCAG GGTGCTCGTAATCTAAATCCCATCCCGTATCATGCGGAATATATGGGCCATAAAATTCACATGGACCAAAACGAGAAGCTTGTGATGTTTGGAGTGACACACGTCGTGGCAGTTGATGGCTACAGCGGCAAAATTGTTGCCAATGCCACCATGCCAGTGAAAAACAACCTTGTGATTTATGAGGAAGTTTACAg ATCTGCAGTGGTTAACCATGGGATGTGGGACCAACTCAGGGTCGACCATGGCAGGGAGTTTTACATGTGCTTGTACATGCAAGAGATGCTGTCAAGACATATACACAACCCTAGCAGGCCACCATACCttcaaacaacatcaacaagg AATCTTCGAGTGGAAAGGATTTGGCCCGAGGTGAACAATCGCGTTAACTACCCATTGAAACAGGCCCTGGTACACCTGCTGGACCAAGAAGTCCTCAACATGGAGGACAATATGACTAAATTCTGCATTTCAAACCTGACATGTCAATTAAGCCAAATTGGACTAGGCAGAGTGGTGCAATCGTGGAATGCACACAGGATCCCAG GACGTGGGATACCCAATGAACTTGCAGCAGGTGGCTGTCCAGCTAAAATCTCTGAAGAGCTGCTGCCCAATGCCTCTGTTGTGGCAAACATGTATGAGCAAGAGTTTGGATCCTCGCTAACTTGGGTGTCAGTTTTTGGAACTGACCCATTTTCATCTGAGGAGGATAGATGTCATGCAGAACAAGACTTTGCAGAAAACTACCCTGAcatctctcttctttttaaTCATGTGGTAAATAATGACTATACACCTTTCCAAGATGCCTTGTG cctgttctccacctccactgaagt AAGCCTGCCTCCTGACCTGCCTGCTTGCCTCTGGATTCTCCTACCTGTCTACTCCTGCCTGTACTGTCGCCTTCgtggactgatcacccggttactgaacctgtct AATACCTCACCATCACCAATGGATCCAACAGAACTGCAAGCGCGACTGTCACAACAGGAGGAGAGAATTGAGGAGATGTGTCAGTTGTATGACAATCTGTGCCCACGCCTCCTCCATCCG GTCACTCATCACCCGAGCCAGTTCACCTGCGACAAGAACAAGGTGGATTTCGTCATCTCCCTACTGATGGACAAAGCCCTGGACTGGGCCACGGCATTATGGTCTGCCAACAGCCCCGAACTGGGCTCAGAGGCTTAG